The genomic stretch CGCCCTGTCATCCGTCCCGGCGACGACAAGGATCTGGTGATCCAGGTCAAGGGCATCGACGACCTGATGACCTATCGCGCCAAGTGCTGCAATCCCATCCGTGGCGAGCCGATCGTGGGATATATCACGCTGGGGAAAGGCATTTCGGTCCATTCCAGGACCTGCCCCAACGTCCAAAACCTGATGTACGACGCGGAGCGGCGCATCGAGGTCGAATGGACTGGGCCGAAATATACCTTCTACCCAGTCCGGTTGACCCTGGTAACTACGGACCGCCAGGGGATGCTGGCTGAGATCACGGCCGTGATCAGCAGTGATCGCTCCAATATCCAGGACATTGAAGCCAGAACGGGGGATAACCAGGCTTCCATCGATGTCACCGTGGACATCGTTGACAAGGCGCACCTGGAAAAGATCGTGTCATCGCTACGAAAAATAGAGGGCGTCTACCGGGTTGAGCGCGTTCAAAAGAAATGAGGCGGGCGAGCTCAGGCCGCGCTGCCGGGGCAGAGTTCGGCGGCAGCCCGTTGAAGGACTTGTTGGGGAATTCTGGCAGGATGGATTTGCTGCTCAGGGACCGGAGTGATGTTCAGGCGGCCTTGGTCACCTTGCCGGCGCGAATACACGCCGTACAGACGCGAAGCGTCTTGCGGGCGCCGTTCACAACGGCGTGGACGCGCTGGAGATTGGGGTTCCACCTCCGGCGGGTGACGTTGTGAGCATGGCTCACGTTATTCCCGTAAGAAGGACTTTTGCCGCAAATTTCACATTGACGCGCCATCAAAAACTCCTCAAGAATGGACAATATCTCAAATATGCAAACTGTAATTCTATCAGATGTACACCGTCTTGCCTATCGCCTCCTGACTGCCCTCACTGGCCGCGGCCGCGAGCTTCGGGGCAAACTTGCAGGGCCATCACGCGCACGGGGCCGCCGGTCTCGGGCGTGGTTAGCTTGGCCGCTGGCGTTTACGGGCGCGATGCTATTGATGCCCGCGTGTAAATCCAAAAACGCGGTTTCGGCAGACGTCTGGGCGCAGGTTGACGGACACGACATCTTCCAGTCCCAGGTGGAAAAGATTTACAGAAGCCGCGCCGGCTCGACGGGCGAGGCCGGAGATCCTGAGGAGGCGCTCAGCTACAAGCTCAATATCCTGAACGAGCTTATCAACAATCAGATCCTGGTGGCGCACGCTGCCCGTTCCGGCATCACTGTGTC from Terriglobia bacterium encodes the following:
- a CDS encoding ACT domain-containing protein, giving the protein RPVIRPGDDKDLVIQVKGIDDLMTYRAKCCNPIRGEPIVGYITLGKGISVHSRTCPNVQNLMYDAERRIEVEWTGPKYTFYPVRLTLVTTDRQGMLAEITAVISSDRSNIQDIEARTGDNQASIDVTVDIVDKAHLEKIVSSLRKIEGVYRVERVQKK
- the rpmB gene encoding 50S ribosomal protein L28 → MARQCEICGKSPSYGNNVSHAHNVTRRRWNPNLQRVHAVVNGARKTLRVCTACIRAGKVTKAA